The following DNA comes from Bacillota bacterium.
GGCGGCGACGCGGACCCCGTTCTCGATGGCCCGGGCGCCGGAACTTCCATGGCACTTGATGAACGCTCCGCTGACCCCCAGGAACGGAGCCCCGCCATACTCCGCATAGTCAAGTCTCTTCTTCACTCGGGCGAAGGCCGGCTTGAGGGCGGCGGCGGCAAGCTTCCGCACGCCGCCGCGGGTGATCTCTTCTTTGATCATCCCGAGCAACCCCTGGACGATACCCTCGGCCGTCTTGATGATGGCATTGCCGACAAAGCCGTCGCAGACGATGACGTCGACCCGGCCGTTCAGGATCTCCCGGGCCTCGACGTTGCCGACGAAGTTGATCGGCGCCTCCTTAAGGAGGGCGAAAGCCTCTTTGGTGAGGATCGACCCCTTGTTCTCCTCGAGGCCGACGTTGATCAGCCCGACCCCGGGCTTCTCCCGCCCGAGCACGCGCTCGGCGTAGATGCTTCCCATCAGGGCGTAAGTCAGCAGGTTCGACGGGCTGCAGTCGACGTTGGCCCCCACGTCCAGGAGGACGGTGCCCCGGCCATCGATGGTGTTGACCACGGTTGCCAGGGCCGGTCGCTCGACCCCCTTGATCCTCCCCACCGTCAGCAGAGCCGAGGCCATGAAGGCCCCGGTGCTGCCGGCCGACACGAAGGCGTCGGCCCGCCCCTCCTTGATCAACCTCGTCCCGACGTTGATCGAGGAGTCCTTCTTCCGCCGGATCGCCTGGACGGGAGGTTCATCAGTCCCGATGACCTCGCTGGCCGGCACCTGGCTGACTCTGGCGCGGCCGCCGGCGGCGGCCAACTCCAGGTCGATGTCCTCCGGCCGGCCGACCAGGATGATCTCGAGGTCGTCCCGAGCGGTCGCGGCGGCCAGGGCCCCCTTGACGATTTCGGAGGGCGCCTTGTCGCCCCCCATGGCGTCCACTGCCACGCGGGTCATCGCTCAGCACCTCCCCGGCGCTCCAACGGCCGATCCCCGGCCGACTTAGGTTCGACGGCAAAGACGACGAACTTACCGCGGAACACCGGTTCCTGGCCGACCCTGGTCTGGACCAGGACGACGAACTTCTTGCCCTTCTTCCTCAGGACTTCGGCCTTGGCCACGAGCTTCTCCCCGACCTGCACGGGGCGCTTGAACTTGATGTTGGCCAGCCCGGTCAGGACGATGTCGGCATCGATCAGGGCGATGGCCAGCGAGTCGGCCTGGGCGAAGATGAAGTGGCCCCGGACGATCCGGGTCTTCTCGAAGACCATGTCCTCGGTGGTCTCGAGGATGGAGATCCCATTCTGCCCGAGGGAGATATCGATCAGTTCACCGACGATCTCCTTCGACCCGAGGGACTTGACCTGCCCGTAGGTCCTGGCGGCGACTTCCTTCATCCGCTCGCGGAGTTCCGGGACGCCCAGGGCCAACCGGTCCAACCGGATGGTTTGGACGCTGACCCCGAACAGCTCGGCCAATTCCACATCAGTCAGGAAAGGATTCTCATGGATCTTGTCGGTCAGCAGCGCATATCGATCCTGCTTGCCGAAGCCCCTCCGCATTCCCCTTCCCCCCGGCCGCAAGGCGTTTAGTAGAGTATTGAATACCTCATCCTAAGAGTTACTGCTATTATATAGCAGAACTAGTAACGGCGCAAGCCAGAAATCGCCTAGAGGGCCCCCCGAAAGAAGCACAAAAGGGCTGCTAAAAGCAGCCCTTTCCGGAGTCCGTCAGATCCGACCGGGACCTGGCCGGGCCCGCCCACCACCCGATGGGAAGCACCCGAGGGCCCCTATTTGACTTCGATTACCTCACGGTCGCGATAATACCCGCAGTGGGGACAGACCCGGTGCGGCAGCTTCGGCTTGTGGCACTGGGGGCATTCCACCATGCCGGGCACGGTCAACTTCCAGTTGGCCCGCCTTGTCGCCTGCCTAGCGTGGGAAGTCCTTCTTTTCGGGACGGCCATCGGTTCCACCCCCTCGGGCGTCTGAGTTGTCCACCTTGAGCTCCTTGAATAAGTCAGCCAACCCGGCGAGGCGTGCATCGACCTCAGGCCGGCACTCGCATGGCCCTTCGTTGAGATCCTTGCCGCAGGTCGGGCATAACCCCCGACAGTCGGGGCGGCACAAGGGCTTCATCGGCAGGGCCAGGAGCAGCTGCTGCCTGACCTCGTCGGCGAGATCGATCTCGTCCCCCTGATACTGGACGACGTCGTCGGCCTCGTCATTGTCGGCCCCCGGCCGGCCCGGCCGCTCGGCCACGTACTGCACCTGGAACGGGGCCTCGACCGGCTGGACCAAGGGCTTCGAGCAACGGCTGCAGAGGAGCTCGGCGCGGGCCTTGACCCGGCCGCGGACATGGACCGCCGAGCCGGTGTTGTAGGCCTCGCCGCGGACCTCGACTGGCCCATCGATGGCCACCGAACCCGCTTCCCCTTCGAGGGCCGGAAACGGCTCTTCGAAGAAGAACGATACTTTGTCCCCGGTCTGTTCTCCGAGCCGAGAGACGTCAATCCGCATCCTGTCCACCTCACAAGGGACCGATGTACATTATATCCAGCGACACCCGGGCTGTCAACGCGACCCCGGTCGGGCGGTCACGGCGATTCCGGGCCGAACAGCTCCCGGGCGGCCTGGGCAAAGTCATCGACGGCGACGACCCTCATCCCACCGGCGGCCGACAGGGCCAGATCGGCCTCGGACCGCGGGACGATGAAGAGCTTGGCGCCGGCCCTTCGGGCGGCGATGGCTTTCTGGCGGACCCCGCCGACGGCGGCGACGCGACCGTCCGGCAAGAGCATCCCCGACCCGGCGACGATGACCCCGCCCGCCGGCGGCGTCCCCTCTGCCTGCCTGACGATCTCCAGGGCGAACATGATCCCGGCCGACGGACCGCCGATCTCACCAACGTCGAATCCCACCGGCGGCAGCCGGCGCTGCAGGTAGCCCGCCGCGACGAGTTCGGCCACTTGCTGACTCTCGGTCATCTGGCGGGAGGCGTTTCGCATGTAGTCTTCCTCGGATTGTCCTGGCGGGATGAGGCTGCGACGCGGGACCAGATCCCATCCCGGTTCGAAGGCCGCGATCATGATGGCTAGCGGTGTCGCCCGGTCGGCCCGGATGGTGACCATCACCAGCCGGCCCTCGGCCGCCGTAGGGCCGCCGGTGACGGTGACCATCGCGGCGAGGTCCTTGGCCGGCCCGGGTTTCAGAACGTAAAGGCCCGTCGGCATAGTCACGACGACGAGCCCGAAGACCAGGATGAGGACGATCGAAACCAGCCGCCGGCGGAACAACGGGGCCTTACCGCCCGGCATCGTCAGACGGGGCGACCCTTCTGTTGGTTCGGTTGGCGAGCCCTGGTTCCCAGGCGTTCTCGGCCGTTGCGGACGGCCTCCATCACCTTTTGCAGCTCACCGTCGAAACGGGCCAGGACGTCGGCGGCGTATGCCTCGGCGCCGTCCTTCAGTTCGGTCGCGCGGCGCTGGGCCTCGGCCATGATCTCGGTCGCCCTGGCCTGGGCCAGCCTGGTCACCTCGTCCTGGGAAGTCAATTGTCCGGCCCGGGCCTGGGCGTCGAGGACCGTCTTCTCCGCCACGCCCCGGGCGTCGGCCAGGATCTTGTCCCGGTCCCTGATGATCCACTGCGACTTCTGCATCTCGTCGGGAAAGATCCGGCGGAGGTGATCCAGGGCATCGAGGATCAAGTCTTCCCGGACCATCACGAAATCAGTCAGGGGTACCCGCTTGGCCTCAGTCAGGCCCGCCTCCAGCGCGTCGAGGAGGGTCTCGAACTCAGTCTTGTGTTCACCGGATTTCATCGGCTTGCCCGCTCCCGCAGTCTCTCCCTCAATCTATCCTCGACCTCCGATGGCACCAGGCCGTTGATGCACCCGCCAAAGCGAGCCACTTCTTTGAGGATGCTCGAACTCAGGTAGGAATACTCGACCCGGCTCATCAGGAACATCGTCTCGATCTTCTCATCGAGCTTGCGGTTCATCATCGCCATCCGGAACTCGTATTCGTAATCCGACACCGCTCGGAGGCCCTTGAGGATGACCGTCGCCCCGCGCTCCCGGCAGTAGTCCAGGAGCAGCCCGTCGAAGGATTCGACCACGACGTTGGAGAGGTCCCGAGTGCCCCTTTGGATCATCTCAAGTCTTTCCTCCAAGGTGAACAACGGGTCCTTGCCGGTGTTGTGAAAGACCGTCACGTAGAGCCGGTCAAAGATGGCCGCTCCCCGCTCGATGATGTCCAGGTGCCCGTTGGTGACCGGGTCAAAGCTGCCTGGGCAGACTGCCGTATGCACCGAAGTTACCTCTTTTCCTGGCCGGTTGGGTCGTCGGACGAGGCCAAGCCGGGCGAAGCGGAACCCTCTTCTTTCCCGACTCGCCGGAGGTAGGTCAAGGAGGTCGATCCATACCGGCCTTCGCCGGCCTCGAGCAAGCCCGGCGGCAGCCGGCCGACCGCCTCGTTTTGGCTGTGCTGGATGACGATGATGCCGCCCGGTGCCAGGAGGGCCGGTTGATCGGCCAATCGCTCGAGGGTGTCCTGGACCAACCCGTGATCGTACGGGGGATCCAGGAAGATGACGTCAAAACGCCGCCCCTGACGGGCCAGCCACGGGAGGGCATGCTCGACCCGGCCTCTGAAGACCATTCCCGAAGCGGCCAGGCCGGTCAGCTCCAGGTTGGCTTGGATCAACCGCTGGCAACGCGGATCGTCTTCGGCCATCACCGCTTGACTGGCGCCGCGGCTGAGGGCCTCGATGCCCACCGCCCCGGTGCCGGCGAAGAGATCCAACCAAGCGCGATCGACCACGTATTCTCGAAGGACGTTGAAGAGGGCCCCGCGGACGAGATCGGAGGTCGGCCGGGGATCCGAACCGGGGAGTGATTTGAGTCGGTGTCCTTTGGCCATGCCGGCGATCACGCGCACGTCACGTTCGCCCCCCGGCGGCGCAGAAGTCCCACCTTTCCATAAGATTCCTAGGTGGGCGGTGCATAATGCCGTTCACTGGCAATCATAATACCGACTGAGAAAGTTCGGTTTCAAACCTCCCCATTGGCTCTTCCTCCGGTTTCTCCTCTCCCAACTTGGCTGCGAGCGATCGCAGCCCTTTTTTTGGCACTTCGGCGCAGGTTGGCAAAATCCTCCCCGAGAACCGGCCGGCGGACCTTCGCCCCGCCCGCCCACCGGGACCGCATAGTGACGCCGCCCGGCGCAGAGACTAGCCCCAATGAGCTGGGGAACGAGGGATTCAATGCGAACTTCAGGTTCTCCGCGGCACCATCGTGACGTCCGCACCGATCTGGCCATCGAGACCCACGACTACCTGACCAGTGGCGGGCGACAAGCCGTCCCCGGGGTCGACACCGAGGAATACGAAGAAGACGGCGTGGTCGTCACCCGGGTCCGGATCAGGACCCCGCAAGGGGCCCAGGAAATGGGCAAGGCCATCGGCAACTACGTCACCATCCAGGCGACCGCCCTCCGGAAGCGGAACCGGGACCTTCAGGAGAAGGTCGGCAGCATCTTCGGCGAGGAGGTCGCCCGCCTCCTCCGGCTGCGGCCGGGTGACTCGGTCTTCATCGTCGGCCTCGGGAACTGGAACGCTACCCCCGATGCCCTTGGCCCCAGGGTCGTCAACCAGGTCCTGGTCACCAGGCACCTGCTGGACTTCGTCCCGGGGGACCTACGTGGCCAGCTTCGGTCGGTCAGCGCCTTGGCCCCCGGGGTCCTTGGGATCACCGGCATTGAGACCGGGGACATCATCCGCGGCATCGTCGACCGGCTGAGACCCGATGTGGTCATCGCCGTCGACGCTCTGGCCGCCCGCAAGTTGGACCGGATCCTGACCACCGTCCAGATTGCCGACTCGGGGATCCAGCCGGGCTCCGGGGTGGGCAACAGGCGGGTCGCCATCACCTCGGAGACGCTCGGCTGTCGAACGGTGGCCGTCGGCGTGCCCACCGTGGTCCACGCGATGACCATCGCCAATGACACCATCGACATCCTCATCGACCAACTCAAGGACGAGAGGCAATTCTATGAGATGCTCGACGAGATGGGCGAGCCGGACAAGGAGGCGGTCATCCGTGAGGTCCTGACGCCGGCCTTTGGCGACCTGATGGTTACCCCCAAGGAGATCGACGTCTACGTCGAAGACCTGGCCAAGATCGTCGCCGGGGGGCTGAACGCGGCCCTCCACGAGGGGATCGCCCGCGACGAGATCATGCGCTATCTGAGTTAGCCAAAGGGTCCGCCGAAGACCCGCCGATCCGGTGGTCAAGAACTGATGACCAGCAGAAGAGCGGACTCGTTCGAGTCCGCTCTATCTTGCCATGCCTTCTTCGTTACCGGGTGGTCGTGCCACCACCGGTCGTCCCCCTACCGGACAACGACCTCTCGGCCAGCTCAATCATTCTCCTGACCATTTGGCCGCCAACCGCCCCGCACTGGCGGGCCGGCAGGTCGCCCCAGTAACCACCCTGGATCTGTTGATCGATGCCGAGTTCTCTGGCCACCTCATACTTGAAGTTGTCCAGCGCCTGCTCGGCACCACGAACGAGGGCCCTGTTCGATGATTGTCCTTCAGCCATGCGCTCACCTCCTTATCCATGCTAGCTTTAGTATCGGGTGGAGAAACGCGCTTCATGCAGGTAGGTTGTGGTAGCGTAGAGCTGCCGTTGGAGTCTTTTTCGCCGCCGCGCGAACGGCGACCGTCGCCGGGACAGGAAAACGCCGCCGAGGCCGCCAGAATCGACCTACGATAATCAATCGTAGCTGCGATTATTGTGGCCGGTCGGCGACGCGATAGGCCGTGATGGCCGATACCCAGGTGGCCGCCTGGTCGCCCCGCAAGGGGTCACCCCACCAGCCCGACCGCCAGGCGCCCACGGAAGGCTCGGACGACCTCGTTGCGGAGAAGTCGGTGCTCCCCCCGGGCTAGACCCGGGTCGTCGGCCAGCAACGCTTGAGCCTCGTCTCGGGCCTCCAGCAGCAGTTGGGCATCGCGGAGGAGGTCGGCGGCGACCAGGTCGGGCAGGCCGTGTTGTCTGGTCCCGAAGAACTCACCCGGCCCTCTCAGCCGGAGGTCCTCCTCGGCCAGGGCGAAGCCATCGGCAGCCGCGGCGACGGCTTCGAGGCGGGCCCGTCCCTCCTCGGTCTTCGGGTGGCCGATGAGCACGCAATAGGATTGGGTGGCGCCGCGGCCCACCCGGCCGCGCAACTGGTGCAACTGGGCCAGACCGAACTGGTCGGCCCCCTCGATCACCATCAAGCTGGCCTCGGGCACGTCGATCCCGACTTCGATGACGGTCGTCGCCACCAGCGCCTGGACCTCCCCCGAGCGGAAAGACGCCATGACCTGCTCTCTGGCGGTTGCCGGGAGCCTCCCGTGGATCAGGCCGACGGCCACGTCCGGCCAGGCCGCCCGAAGCTCGGTCGCCAGCCTGGTGGCCGCCTTCGCCTGGCGTTCTTCCGATTCCTCGATCAGGGGGCAGACGATAAAGACCCGTCGTCCTGCCCTCAACTGGTCGTGAACCCAGGCGTAGACCTCATCGCGACGGGCCGGGGGGACGACCCGGGTGACCACCGGTCTCCGGCCGGGCGGCAGTTCGTCGATAACCGTCAG
Coding sequences within:
- the plsX gene encoding phosphate acyltransferase PlsX; the protein is MTRVAVDAMGGDKAPSEIVKGALAAATARDDLEIILVGRPEDIDLELAAAGGRARVSQVPASEVIGTDEPPVQAIRRKKDSSINVGTRLIKEGRADAFVSAGSTGAFMASALLTVGRIKGVERPALATVVNTIDGRGTVLLDVGANVDCSPSNLLTYALMGSIYAERVLGREKPGVGLINVGLEENKGSILTKEAFALLKEAPINFVGNVEAREILNGRVDVIVCDGFVGNAIIKTAEGIVQGLLGMIKEEITRGGVRKLAAAALKPAFARVKKRLDYAEYGGAPFLGVSGAFIKCHGSSGARAIENGVRVAAEFARTGALAEMERAMASWGRSADA
- the fapR gene encoding transcription factor FapR gives rise to the protein MRRGFGKQDRYALLTDKIHENPFLTDVELAELFGVSVQTIRLDRLALGVPELRERMKEVAARTYGQVKSLGSKEIVGELIDISLGQNGISILETTEDMVFEKTRIVRGHFIFAQADSLAIALIDADIVLTGLANIKFKRPVQVGEKLVAKAEVLRKKGKKFVVLVQTRVGQEPVFRGKFVVFAVEPKSAGDRPLERRGGAER
- the rpmF gene encoding 50S ribosomal protein L32; the encoded protein is MAVPKRRTSHARQATRRANWKLTVPGMVECPQCHKPKLPHRVCPHCGYYRDREVIEVK
- a CDS encoding DUF177 domain-containing protein, with amino-acid sequence MRIDVSRLGEQTGDKVSFFFEEPFPALEGEAGSVAIDGPVEVRGEAYNTGSAVHVRGRVKARAELLCSRCSKPLVQPVEAPFQVQYVAERPGRPGADNDEADDVVQYQGDEIDLADEVRQQLLLALPMKPLCRPDCRGLCPTCGKDLNEGPCECRPEVDARLAGLADLFKELKVDNSDARGGGTDGRPEKKDFPR
- a CDS encoding S16 family serine protease, which codes for MPGGKAPLFRRRLVSIVLILVFGLVVVTMPTGLYVLKPGPAKDLAAMVTVTGGPTAAEGRLVMVTIRADRATPLAIMIAAFEPGWDLVPRRSLIPPGQSEEDYMRNASRQMTESQQVAELVAAGYLQRRLPPVGFDVGEIGGPSAGIMFALEIVRQAEGTPPAGGVIVAGSGMLLPDGRVAAVGGVRQKAIAARRAGAKLFIVPRSEADLALSAAGGMRVVAVDDFAQAARELFGPESP
- a CDS encoding ATPase, with product MKSGEHKTEFETLLDALEAGLTEAKRVPLTDFVMVREDLILDALDHLRRIFPDEMQKSQWIIRDRDKILADARGVAEKTVLDAQARAGQLTSQDEVTRLAQARATEIMAEAQRRATELKDGAEAYAADVLARFDGELQKVMEAVRNGRERLGTRARQPNQQKGRPV
- the coaD gene encoding pantetheine-phosphate adenylyltransferase, with protein sequence MHTAVCPGSFDPVTNGHLDIIERGAAIFDRLYVTVFHNTGKDPLFTLEERLEMIQRGTRDLSNVVVESFDGLLLDYCRERGATVILKGLRAVSDYEYEFRMAMMNRKLDEKIETMFLMSRVEYSYLSSSILKEVARFGGCINGLVPSEVEDRLRERLRERASR
- the rsmD gene encoding 16S rRNA (guanine(966)-N(2))-methyltransferase RsmD; protein product: MRVIAGMAKGHRLKSLPGSDPRPTSDLVRGALFNVLREYVVDRAWLDLFAGTGAVGIEALSRGASQAVMAEDDPRCQRLIQANLELTGLAASGMVFRGRVEHALPWLARQGRRFDVIFLDPPYDHGLVQDTLERLADQPALLAPGGIIVIQHSQNEAVGRLPPGLLEAGEGRYGSTSLTYLRRVGKEEGSASPGLASSDDPTGQEKR
- the gpr gene encoding GPR endopeptidase, which translates into the protein MRTSGSPRHHRDVRTDLAIETHDYLTSGGRQAVPGVDTEEYEEDGVVVTRVRIRTPQGAQEMGKAIGNYVTIQATALRKRNRDLQEKVGSIFGEEVARLLRLRPGDSVFIVGLGNWNATPDALGPRVVNQVLVTRHLLDFVPGDLRGQLRSVSALAPGVLGITGIETGDIIRGIVDRLRPDVVIAVDALAARKLDRILTTVQIADSGIQPGSGVGNRRVAITSETLGCRTVAVGVPTVVHAMTIANDTIDILIDQLKDERQFYEMLDEMGEPDKEAVIREVLTPAFGDLMVTPKEIDVYVEDLAKIVAGGLNAALHEGIARDEIMRYLS
- a CDS encoding alpha/beta-type small acid-soluble spore protein; this encodes MAEGQSSNRALVRGAEQALDNFKYEVARELGIDQQIQGGYWGDLPARQCGAVGGQMVRRMIELAERSLSGRGTTGGGTTTR